In a genomic window of Helianthus annuus cultivar XRQ/B chromosome 10, HanXRQr2.0-SUNRISE, whole genome shotgun sequence:
- the LOC110881257 gene encoding uncharacterized protein LOC110881257 — protein sequence MNTLGKRRGIVSSHETGESSTARSFHRQSRRQQLLNERVVHWSRAEHPCYTQCCKLGIVRLSFPIQPPSVIKQLFEESNFLENIRAYNSMFSMTSFGADIDETVNDGRGPYVFKISGQVSHWIGSLCPPSNEKPWFLQLYIYDTENEVSNRLRVFGDSTQCSLSADIVRTLNDVLTTHNKYVRVFKNAKEMADPTKNNYSVRLYNNVPDRRYGPPSPGTLGGIVCGDDANSSGYDIIVHSKDGIPQRVSKLHPCYMPLQYPLLFPFGEEGWSPRFHLHQVHSTKEKRLTVNMYYSYQIHDRVGVYSLLLHGGRLFQQYLVDAYTCIEQNRLTYYSTHQDQLRSEYIAGVYDALSRGDTESREIGKRIFLPVSFTGGPRYMHKHYQDALAICRVHGNPQYFITFTCNVKWPEITRYMDSIGSTNSQHHPDIIARVFKLKVEDFIKFMKADKTFGDVGAYLYTIEFQKRGLPHCHTLLWVTEAYKIQDAAAIDNYITAEFPDPQSEASLYQTITECMLHGPCGLLNHAATCMREGKCSKNFPKSFQPTTTFDKDGYVHYKRNAGIHYVLRSGIRVDNGYVVPYNKRLCSRFNAHINVEYCGWNMLIKYLFKYISKGVDRIRFVIQKSKDDAASTSVESTPIINEIQSFVDGRFICPHEACWRILNFPIHERDPAVQILAVHLENMQNVTFKENSRLQSIVNNPSFGKTTLTEWLNNNCKEPEGLHLRYSDYPSRFWWESSSKGWIRRARLGSTAIGRLVYIHPTAGELFYLRMLLCHQKGCKSYADIRTVAHVTYTK from the exons ATGAATACACTTGGTAAACGTAGAGGAATAGTTAGTTCACATGAAACAGGTGAAAGTTCTACAGCCCGTTCTTTCCATAGACAGTCACGGCGACAACAATTACTTAATG AAAGGGTTGTACATTGGTCTCGTGCTGAGCATCCTTGCTATACTCAATGTTGTAAATTAGGGATTGTAAGGTTGTCGTTTCCTATTCAGCCGCCTTCCGTTATCAAGCAATTGTTTGAAGAGAGTAATTTTTTGGAAAATATTAGAGCATACAATAGCATGTTCTCTATGACATCGTTTGGGGCGGACATTGATGAGACGGTTAATGATGGTCGTGGCCCTTATGTTTTTAAAATATCAGGACAAGTTTCCCACTGGATTGGGTCTTTGTGCCCACCATCTAATGAGAAGCCGTGGTTTTTGCAATTATACATTTATGATACCGAGAATGAGGTTTCAAACAGGCTCCGCGTTTTTGGAGACTCAACTCAATGTAGTCTTTCTGCAGATATTGTTAGAACACTTAATGATGTGTTGACCACCCATAATAAGTACGTGCGTGTTTTTAAAAATGCCAAGGAGATGGCTGATCCAACTAAGAACAACTATTCTGTACGCCTTTACAACAATGTACCTGATAGAAGATATGGACCCCCCTCTCCAGGTACCTTAGGCGGTATTGTATGTGGTGATGACGCTAACTCTAGCGGGTACGATATCATCGTACACTCAAAGGACGGAATACCTCAAAGGGTTAGTAAGTTACACCCATGTTATATGCCATTACAGTACCCATTGTTGTTTCCATTTGGTGAGGAAGGCTGGTCACCACGTTTTCATTTACATCAAGTTCATAGTACCAAAGAGAAGAGGTTGACGGTTAACATGTATTATAGTTATCAAATCCACGATCGAGTTGGTGTCTATTCTCTTCTTTTACATGGTGGCCGCCTATTTCAGCAATACTTAGTTGATGCGTATACATGTATTGAACAAAACAGGCTCACCTACTATAGTACACATCAAGATCAGTTGCGATCTGAGTATATTGCTGGTGTCTATGACGCTCTTTCTAGAGGTGACACAGAATCCCGCGAAATAGGCAAACGAATATTCTTGCCTGTTTCATTTACTGGTGGCCCGCGATATATGCACAAACATTATCAAGATGCATTAGCGATTTGTAGGGTTCATGGCAACCCTCAATATTTCATCACATTCACATGTAATGTTAAGTGGCCTGAAATTACAAGATACATGGACAGCATTGGCAGCACCAATTCTCAACACCATCCTGACATTATAGCTCGAGTTTTTAAGTTAAAAGTAGAAGATTTCATCAAGTTTATGAAAGCTGACAAAACCTTTGGAGATGTCGGAGCAT ACTTATATACAATTGAGTTTCAAAAAAGGGGATTACCACATTGCCATACTTTATTGTGGGTGACCGAAGCTTATAAAATACAGGATGCTGCTGCTATTGATAATTACATTACAGCTGAATTTCCCGATCCACAGTCAGAAGCGTCTTTGTATCAAACAATTACTGAATGCATGCTTCATGGGCCTTGTGGTTTGTTAAACCATGCCGCTACATGTATGCGTGAGGGTAAGTGTTCAAAGAATTTTCCAAAATCTTTTCAACCTACTACAACATTCGACAAAGATGGATATGTTCATTATAAAAGGAATGCTGGTATTCATTATGTGTTGCGAAGTGGAATCCGTGTTGATAACGGTTATGTAGTTCCATATAATAAACGCTTGTGTAGCCGTTTTAATGCACACATAAATGTTGAATATTGTGGCTGGAACATGTTGATCAAATATCTATTCAAATACATCTCTAAAGGAGTTGATCGTATAAGATTTGTTATACAGAAATCTAAAGATGATGCAGCTTCCACATCTGTTGAGTCAACTCCTATCATCAATGAAATTCAGAGTTTTGTTGATGGCCGCTTCATTTGTCCACATGAAGCATGTTGGAGAATTTTGAACTTCCCTATTCATGAACGTGATCCTGCTGTTCAAATCCTAGCTGTTCATTTAGAAAACATGCAAAATGTTACCTTCAAGGAAAATAGTCGTTTGCAGTCAATCGTTAACAACCCATCTTTTGGAAAAACAACATTAACTGAATGGTTAAATAACAATTGTAAAGAGCCAGAAGGATTGCACCTTAGATACAGTGACTATCCATCTAGGTTTTGGTGGGAGTCTTCTAGTAAAGGATGGATTCGTAGAGCACGGTTAGGTAGCACAGCCATTGGTCGACTTGTATACATACATCCAACAGCTGGCGAATTATTCTATTTGCGTATGTTACTTTGTCATCAAAAGGGCTGCAAATCATATGCGGATATTCGTACAGTCGCACATGTTACCTACACCAAATGA